A region from the Peromyscus maniculatus bairdii isolate BWxNUB_F1_BW_parent chromosome 5, HU_Pman_BW_mat_3.1, whole genome shotgun sequence genome encodes:
- the Mtss2 gene encoding protein MTSS 2 isoform X3, whose protein sequence is METAEKECGALGGLFQAIVNDMKSSYPIWEDFNSKAAKLHSQLRTTVLAAVAFLDAFQKVADMATNTRGATRDIGSALTRMCMRHRSIETKLRQFTNALLESLINPLQERIEDWKKSANQLDKDHAKEYKRARHEIKKKSSDTLKLQKKARKGKGDLQPQLDSALQDVNDMYLLLEETEKQAVRRALIEERGRFCTFITFLQPVVNGELTMLGEITHLQGIIDDLVVLTAEPHKLPPASEQVIKDLKGSDYSWSYQTPPSSPSSSSSRKSSMCSAPSSSAKGGGAPWPGGAQTYSPSSTCRYRSLAQPAATRLSSVSSHDSGFVSQDATYSKPPSPMPSDITSQKSSSSASSEASETCQSVSECSSPTSDWTKAGPHEQPPSATTLQRRKDRVELLRDTEPGPTGGGTVGSGGEEVPRPRMSPATIAAKHGEEVSPAASDLAMVLTRGLSLEHQKSSRDSLQYSSGYSTQTTTPSCSEDTIPSQGSDYDCYSVNGDADSEGPPEFDKSSTIPRNSNIAQNYRRLIQTKRPASTAGLPTAGLPTAMGLPSGAPPGVATIRRTPSTKPTVRRALSSAGPIPIRPPIVPVKTPTVPDSPGYVGPTRAGSEECVFYTDDVASPLAPDLAKASPKRLSLPNTAWGSPTPEAASYSGAGVGLAAEDDEEQQLAANRHSLVEKLGELVAGAHALGEGQFPFPTALSATPAEETPTPPPAATSDPPAEDMLVAIRRGVRLRRTVTNDRSAPRIL, encoded by the exons ATGGAGACGGCAGAGAAGGAGTGCGGCGCCCTGGGCGGGCTCTTCCAGGCCATCGTCAACGACATGAAG AGCTCCTACCCCATCTGGGAGGACTTCAACTCCAAGGCTGCCAAGCTCCACTCTCAGCTGAG GACCACCGTGCTGGCTGCTGTGGCCTTCCTAGATGCCTTCCAGAAAGTAGCTGACATGGCCACCAACACCCGAG GGGCCACGCGGGACATTGGCTCAGCACTCACGCGCATGTGCATGCGCCACCGCAGCATCGAGACCAAGCTGCGGCAGTTCACCAA CGCGCTGCTGGAAAGTCTCATCAATCCACTGCAGGAGCGCATTGAAGACTGGAAGAAGTCAGCCAACCAACTGGACAAGGACCATGCGAAAG AGTACAAACGAGCCAGGCATGAAATCAAAAAGAAGTCATCGGACACACTGAAGCTACAGAAGAAAGCGCGCAAAG GGAAAGGAGACCTGCAGCCCCAGCTGGACAGCGCACTGCAAGACGTCAATGACATGTACCTGCTCCTGGAGGAGACGGAGAAGCAGGCGGTGCGCCGAGCGCTGATCGAGGAACGGGGCCGCTTCTGCACCTTCATCACCTTCCTTCAGCCTGTGGTG AATGGCGAGCTGACCATGCTGGGAGAGATCACCCACCTGCAGGGCATCATTGACGACCTGGTGGTGCTGACCGCGGAACCCCACAAGCTGCCTCCCGCCAGTGAGCAG GTAATCAAAGATCTGAAGGGCTCTGACTACAGTTGGTCGTACCAGACACCACCCTCATCACCCAGCAGCTCCAGCTCCCGGAAGTCTAGCATGTGCAG TGCCCCCAGCAGCAGTGCCAAGGGTGGCGGAGCCCCGTGGCCCGGGGGTGCCCAAACATACTCACCCAGTTCCACCTGTCGCTACCGTAGCCTGGCGCAGCCGGCCGCCACCCGCCTCTCCAGCGTCTCTTCCCACGACTCTGGCTTCGTCTCCCAGGACGCCACCTACTCCAAGCCCCCTTCGCCCATGCCTTCAGACATCACCAGCCAG AAGTCCTCCAGCTCGGCGTCCTCCGAGGCCTCAGAGACCTGCCAGTCGGTTAGCGAATGCAGCTCCCCCACCTCG GACTGGACCAAGGCCGGTCCCCACGAGCAGCCGCCCTCGGCCACCACCCTGCAGCGGAGGAAAGATCGCGTGGAGCTCCTGCGAGACACTGAGCCAGGCCCCACAGGTGGGGGCACCGTGGGCTCCGGCGGAGAAGAGGTACCACGACCTCGGATGTCTCCTGCCACCATAGCGGCCAAA CACGGTGAGGAGGTGTCCCCTGCAGCCAGTGACCTGGCCATGGTGCTGACCCGTGGACTGAGCCTGGAACACCAGAAGAGCAGCCGCGACTCCCTACAATACTCCAGCGGCTACAGCACACAGACTACCACGCCTTCGTGCTCCGAGGACACCATCCCCTCCCAAG GCTCAGACTATGACTGCTACTCTGTGAACGGGGACGCGGACAGCGAGGGGCCCCCTGAGTTCGACAAATCATCCACCATCCCTCGAAACAGCAACATTGCCCAGAACTACCGCCGCCTGATCCAGACCAAGCGCCCGGCCTCAACTGCTGGGCTGCCCACGGCAGGGCTGCCCACAGCCATGGGGCTGCCTTCAGGTGCACCTCCCGGTGTGGCCACCATCCGCCGCACGCCCTCCACCAAGCCCACGGTGCGGCGCGCCCTGTCCAGCGCTGGCCCCATCCCCATCCGCCCACCCATCGTCCCTGTGAAGACGCCCACAGTGCCCGACTCCCCTGGTTACGTGGGGCCCACACGGGCGGGCAGCGAGGAGTGTGTCTTCTACACAGACGACGTGGCCTCGCCTCTGGCTCCAGACCTGgccaaagcctcccccaagaGGCTCAGCCTGCCCAACACAGCCTGGGGCAGCCCGACCCCCGAGGCCGCCAGCTACAGCGGGGCTGGGGTTGGGCTGGCCGCCGAGGACGATGAAGAGCAGCAGCTGGCTGCCAACAGGCACAGCCTGGTAGAGAAGCTCGGGGAGCTGGTGGCCGGCGCCCACGCCCTGGGCGAGGGCCAGTTCCCCTTCCCTACTGCTCTGTCAGCCACCCCCGCCGAGGAgacgcccaccccaccccccgccgccacCAGTGACCCCCCGGCCGAAGACATGCTGGTGGCCATCCGTCGCGGGGTCCGGCTCCGCAGGACCGTCACCAACGACAGGTCGGCGCCCCGCATCTTATGA
- the Mtss2 gene encoding protein MTSS 2 isoform X2, producing the protein METAEKECGALGGLFQAIVNDMKSSYPIWEDFNSKAAKLHSQLRTTVLAAVAFLDAFQKVADMATNTRGATRDIGSALTRMCMRHRSIETKLRQFTNALLESLINPLQERIEDWKKSANQLDKDHAKEYKRARHEIKKKSSDTLKLQKKARKGKGDLQPQLDSALQDVNDMYLLLEETEKQAVRRALIEERGRFCTFITFLQPVVNGELTMLGEITHLQGIIDDLVVLTAEPHKLPPASEQVIKDLKGSDYSWSYQTPPSSPSSSSSRKSSMCSLAQPAATRLSSVSSHDSGFVSQDATYSKPPSPMPSDITSQKSSSSASSEASETCQSVSECSSPTSDWTKAGPHEQPPSATTLQRRKDRVELLRDTEPGPTGGGTVGSGGEEVPRPRMSPATIAAKHGEEVSPAASDLAMVLTRGLSLEHQKSSRDSLQYSSGYSTQTTTPSCSEDTIPSQGSDYDCYSVNGDADSEGPPEFDKSSTIPRNSNIAQNYRRLIQTKRPASTAGLPTAGLPTAMGLPSGAPPGVATIRRTPSTKPTVRRALSSAGPIPIRPPIVPVKTPTVPDSPGYVGPTRAGSEECVFYTDDVASPLAPDLAKASPKRLSLPNTAWGSPTPEAASYSGAGVGLAAEDDEEQQLAANRHSLVEKLGELVAGAHALGEGQFPFPTALSATPAEETPTPPPAATSDPPAEDMLVAIRRGVRLRRTVTNDRSAPRIL; encoded by the exons ATGGAGACGGCAGAGAAGGAGTGCGGCGCCCTGGGCGGGCTCTTCCAGGCCATCGTCAACGACATGAAG AGCTCCTACCCCATCTGGGAGGACTTCAACTCCAAGGCTGCCAAGCTCCACTCTCAGCTGAG GACCACCGTGCTGGCTGCTGTGGCCTTCCTAGATGCCTTCCAGAAAGTAGCTGACATGGCCACCAACACCCGAG GGGCCACGCGGGACATTGGCTCAGCACTCACGCGCATGTGCATGCGCCACCGCAGCATCGAGACCAAGCTGCGGCAGTTCACCAA CGCGCTGCTGGAAAGTCTCATCAATCCACTGCAGGAGCGCATTGAAGACTGGAAGAAGTCAGCCAACCAACTGGACAAGGACCATGCGAAAG AGTACAAACGAGCCAGGCATGAAATCAAAAAGAAGTCATCGGACACACTGAAGCTACAGAAGAAAGCGCGCAAAG GGAAAGGAGACCTGCAGCCCCAGCTGGACAGCGCACTGCAAGACGTCAATGACATGTACCTGCTCCTGGAGGAGACGGAGAAGCAGGCGGTGCGCCGAGCGCTGATCGAGGAACGGGGCCGCTTCTGCACCTTCATCACCTTCCTTCAGCCTGTGGTG AATGGCGAGCTGACCATGCTGGGAGAGATCACCCACCTGCAGGGCATCATTGACGACCTGGTGGTGCTGACCGCGGAACCCCACAAGCTGCCTCCCGCCAGTGAGCAG GTAATCAAAGATCTGAAGGGCTCTGACTACAGTTGGTCGTACCAGACACCACCCTCATCACCCAGCAGCTCCAGCTCCCGGAAGTCTAGCATGTGCAG CCTGGCGCAGCCGGCCGCCACCCGCCTCTCCAGCGTCTCTTCCCACGACTCTGGCTTCGTCTCCCAGGACGCCACCTACTCCAAGCCCCCTTCGCCCATGCCTTCAGACATCACCAGCCAG AAGTCCTCCAGCTCGGCGTCCTCCGAGGCCTCAGAGACCTGCCAGTCGGTTAGCGAATGCAGCTCCCCCACCTCG GACTGGACCAAGGCCGGTCCCCACGAGCAGCCGCCCTCGGCCACCACCCTGCAGCGGAGGAAAGATCGCGTGGAGCTCCTGCGAGACACTGAGCCAGGCCCCACAGGTGGGGGCACCGTGGGCTCCGGCGGAGAAGAGGTACCACGACCTCGGATGTCTCCTGCCACCATAGCGGCCAAA CACGGTGAGGAGGTGTCCCCTGCAGCCAGTGACCTGGCCATGGTGCTGACCCGTGGACTGAGCCTGGAACACCAGAAGAGCAGCCGCGACTCCCTACAATACTCCAGCGGCTACAGCACACAGACTACCACGCCTTCGTGCTCCGAGGACACCATCCCCTCCCAAG GCTCAGACTATGACTGCTACTCTGTGAACGGGGACGCGGACAGCGAGGGGCCCCCTGAGTTCGACAAATCATCCACCATCCCTCGAAACAGCAACATTGCCCAGAACTACCGCCGCCTGATCCAGACCAAGCGCCCGGCCTCAACTGCTGGGCTGCCCACGGCAGGGCTGCCCACAGCCATGGGGCTGCCTTCAGGTGCACCTCCCGGTGTGGCCACCATCCGCCGCACGCCCTCCACCAAGCCCACGGTGCGGCGCGCCCTGTCCAGCGCTGGCCCCATCCCCATCCGCCCACCCATCGTCCCTGTGAAGACGCCCACAGTGCCCGACTCCCCTGGTTACGTGGGGCCCACACGGGCGGGCAGCGAGGAGTGTGTCTTCTACACAGACGACGTGGCCTCGCCTCTGGCTCCAGACCTGgccaaagcctcccccaagaGGCTCAGCCTGCCCAACACAGCCTGGGGCAGCCCGACCCCCGAGGCCGCCAGCTACAGCGGGGCTGGGGTTGGGCTGGCCGCCGAGGACGATGAAGAGCAGCAGCTGGCTGCCAACAGGCACAGCCTGGTAGAGAAGCTCGGGGAGCTGGTGGCCGGCGCCCACGCCCTGGGCGAGGGCCAGTTCCCCTTCCCTACTGCTCTGTCAGCCACCCCCGCCGAGGAgacgcccaccccaccccccgccgccacCAGTGACCCCCCGGCCGAAGACATGCTGGTGGCCATCCGTCGCGGGGTCCGGCTCCGCAGGACCGTCACCAACGACAGGTCGGCGCCCCGCATCTTATGA
- the Mtss2 gene encoding protein MTSS 2 isoform X1 produces the protein METAEKECGALGGLFQAIVNDMKSSYPIWEDFNSKAAKLHSQLRTTVLAAVAFLDAFQKVADMATNTRGATRDIGSALTRMCMRHRSIETKLRQFTNALLESLINPLQERIEDWKKSANQLDKDHAKEYKRARHEIKKKSSDTLKLQKKARKGKGDLQPQLDSALQDVNDMYLLLEETEKQAVRRALIEERGRFCTFITFLQPVVNGELTMLGEITHLQGIIDDLVVLTAEPHKLPPASEQVIKDLKGSDYSWSYQTPPSSPSSSSSRKSSMCSAPSSSAKGGGAPWPGGAQTYSPSSTCRYRSLAQPAATRLSSVSSHDSGFVSQDATYSKPPSPMPSDITSQDWTKAGPHEQPPSATTLQRRKDRVELLRDTEPGPTGGGTVGSGGEEVPRPRMSPATIAAKHGEEVSPAASDLAMVLTRGLSLEHQKSSRDSLQYSSGYSTQTTTPSCSEDTIPSQGSDYDCYSVNGDADSEGPPEFDKSSTIPRNSNIAQNYRRLIQTKRPASTAGLPTAGLPTAMGLPSGAPPGVATIRRTPSTKPTVRRALSSAGPIPIRPPIVPVKTPTVPDSPGYVGPTRAGSEECVFYTDDVASPLAPDLAKASPKRLSLPNTAWGSPTPEAASYSGAGVGLAAEDDEEQQLAANRHSLVEKLGELVAGAHALGEGQFPFPTALSATPAEETPTPPPAATSDPPAEDMLVAIRRGVRLRRTVTNDRSAPRIL, from the exons ATGGAGACGGCAGAGAAGGAGTGCGGCGCCCTGGGCGGGCTCTTCCAGGCCATCGTCAACGACATGAAG AGCTCCTACCCCATCTGGGAGGACTTCAACTCCAAGGCTGCCAAGCTCCACTCTCAGCTGAG GACCACCGTGCTGGCTGCTGTGGCCTTCCTAGATGCCTTCCAGAAAGTAGCTGACATGGCCACCAACACCCGAG GGGCCACGCGGGACATTGGCTCAGCACTCACGCGCATGTGCATGCGCCACCGCAGCATCGAGACCAAGCTGCGGCAGTTCACCAA CGCGCTGCTGGAAAGTCTCATCAATCCACTGCAGGAGCGCATTGAAGACTGGAAGAAGTCAGCCAACCAACTGGACAAGGACCATGCGAAAG AGTACAAACGAGCCAGGCATGAAATCAAAAAGAAGTCATCGGACACACTGAAGCTACAGAAGAAAGCGCGCAAAG GGAAAGGAGACCTGCAGCCCCAGCTGGACAGCGCACTGCAAGACGTCAATGACATGTACCTGCTCCTGGAGGAGACGGAGAAGCAGGCGGTGCGCCGAGCGCTGATCGAGGAACGGGGCCGCTTCTGCACCTTCATCACCTTCCTTCAGCCTGTGGTG AATGGCGAGCTGACCATGCTGGGAGAGATCACCCACCTGCAGGGCATCATTGACGACCTGGTGGTGCTGACCGCGGAACCCCACAAGCTGCCTCCCGCCAGTGAGCAG GTAATCAAAGATCTGAAGGGCTCTGACTACAGTTGGTCGTACCAGACACCACCCTCATCACCCAGCAGCTCCAGCTCCCGGAAGTCTAGCATGTGCAG TGCCCCCAGCAGCAGTGCCAAGGGTGGCGGAGCCCCGTGGCCCGGGGGTGCCCAAACATACTCACCCAGTTCCACCTGTCGCTACCGTAGCCTGGCGCAGCCGGCCGCCACCCGCCTCTCCAGCGTCTCTTCCCACGACTCTGGCTTCGTCTCCCAGGACGCCACCTACTCCAAGCCCCCTTCGCCCATGCCTTCAGACATCACCAGCCAG GACTGGACCAAGGCCGGTCCCCACGAGCAGCCGCCCTCGGCCACCACCCTGCAGCGGAGGAAAGATCGCGTGGAGCTCCTGCGAGACACTGAGCCAGGCCCCACAGGTGGGGGCACCGTGGGCTCCGGCGGAGAAGAGGTACCACGACCTCGGATGTCTCCTGCCACCATAGCGGCCAAA CACGGTGAGGAGGTGTCCCCTGCAGCCAGTGACCTGGCCATGGTGCTGACCCGTGGACTGAGCCTGGAACACCAGAAGAGCAGCCGCGACTCCCTACAATACTCCAGCGGCTACAGCACACAGACTACCACGCCTTCGTGCTCCGAGGACACCATCCCCTCCCAAG GCTCAGACTATGACTGCTACTCTGTGAACGGGGACGCGGACAGCGAGGGGCCCCCTGAGTTCGACAAATCATCCACCATCCCTCGAAACAGCAACATTGCCCAGAACTACCGCCGCCTGATCCAGACCAAGCGCCCGGCCTCAACTGCTGGGCTGCCCACGGCAGGGCTGCCCACAGCCATGGGGCTGCCTTCAGGTGCACCTCCCGGTGTGGCCACCATCCGCCGCACGCCCTCCACCAAGCCCACGGTGCGGCGCGCCCTGTCCAGCGCTGGCCCCATCCCCATCCGCCCACCCATCGTCCCTGTGAAGACGCCCACAGTGCCCGACTCCCCTGGTTACGTGGGGCCCACACGGGCGGGCAGCGAGGAGTGTGTCTTCTACACAGACGACGTGGCCTCGCCTCTGGCTCCAGACCTGgccaaagcctcccccaagaGGCTCAGCCTGCCCAACACAGCCTGGGGCAGCCCGACCCCCGAGGCCGCCAGCTACAGCGGGGCTGGGGTTGGGCTGGCCGCCGAGGACGATGAAGAGCAGCAGCTGGCTGCCAACAGGCACAGCCTGGTAGAGAAGCTCGGGGAGCTGGTGGCCGGCGCCCACGCCCTGGGCGAGGGCCAGTTCCCCTTCCCTACTGCTCTGTCAGCCACCCCCGCCGAGGAgacgcccaccccaccccccgccgccacCAGTGACCCCCCGGCCGAAGACATGCTGGTGGCCATCCGTCGCGGGGTCCGGCTCCGCAGGACCGTCACCAACGACAGGTCGGCGCCCCGCATCTTATGA
- the Mtss2 gene encoding protein MTSS 2 isoform X4 — translation METAEKECGALGGLFQAIVNDMKSSYPIWEDFNSKAAKLHSQLRTTVLAAVAFLDAFQKVADMATNTRGATRDIGSALTRMCMRHRSIETKLRQFTNALLESLINPLQERIEDWKKSANQLDKDHAKEYKRARHEIKKKSSDTLKLQKKARKGKGDLQPQLDSALQDVNDMYLLLEETEKQAVRRALIEERGRFCTFITFLQPVVNGELTMLGEITHLQGIIDDLVVLTAEPHKLPPASEQVIKDLKGSDYSWSYQTPPSSPSSSSSRKSSMCSLAQPAATRLSSVSSHDSGFVSQDATYSKPPSPMPSDITSQDWTKAGPHEQPPSATTLQRRKDRVELLRDTEPGPTGGGTVGSGGEEVPRPRMSPATIAAKHGEEVSPAASDLAMVLTRGLSLEHQKSSRDSLQYSSGYSTQTTTPSCSEDTIPSQGSDYDCYSVNGDADSEGPPEFDKSSTIPRNSNIAQNYRRLIQTKRPASTAGLPTAGLPTAMGLPSGAPPGVATIRRTPSTKPTVRRALSSAGPIPIRPPIVPVKTPTVPDSPGYVGPTRAGSEECVFYTDDVASPLAPDLAKASPKRLSLPNTAWGSPTPEAASYSGAGVGLAAEDDEEQQLAANRHSLVEKLGELVAGAHALGEGQFPFPTALSATPAEETPTPPPAATSDPPAEDMLVAIRRGVRLRRTVTNDRSAPRIL, via the exons ATGGAGACGGCAGAGAAGGAGTGCGGCGCCCTGGGCGGGCTCTTCCAGGCCATCGTCAACGACATGAAG AGCTCCTACCCCATCTGGGAGGACTTCAACTCCAAGGCTGCCAAGCTCCACTCTCAGCTGAG GACCACCGTGCTGGCTGCTGTGGCCTTCCTAGATGCCTTCCAGAAAGTAGCTGACATGGCCACCAACACCCGAG GGGCCACGCGGGACATTGGCTCAGCACTCACGCGCATGTGCATGCGCCACCGCAGCATCGAGACCAAGCTGCGGCAGTTCACCAA CGCGCTGCTGGAAAGTCTCATCAATCCACTGCAGGAGCGCATTGAAGACTGGAAGAAGTCAGCCAACCAACTGGACAAGGACCATGCGAAAG AGTACAAACGAGCCAGGCATGAAATCAAAAAGAAGTCATCGGACACACTGAAGCTACAGAAGAAAGCGCGCAAAG GGAAAGGAGACCTGCAGCCCCAGCTGGACAGCGCACTGCAAGACGTCAATGACATGTACCTGCTCCTGGAGGAGACGGAGAAGCAGGCGGTGCGCCGAGCGCTGATCGAGGAACGGGGCCGCTTCTGCACCTTCATCACCTTCCTTCAGCCTGTGGTG AATGGCGAGCTGACCATGCTGGGAGAGATCACCCACCTGCAGGGCATCATTGACGACCTGGTGGTGCTGACCGCGGAACCCCACAAGCTGCCTCCCGCCAGTGAGCAG GTAATCAAAGATCTGAAGGGCTCTGACTACAGTTGGTCGTACCAGACACCACCCTCATCACCCAGCAGCTCCAGCTCCCGGAAGTCTAGCATGTGCAG CCTGGCGCAGCCGGCCGCCACCCGCCTCTCCAGCGTCTCTTCCCACGACTCTGGCTTCGTCTCCCAGGACGCCACCTACTCCAAGCCCCCTTCGCCCATGCCTTCAGACATCACCAGCCAG GACTGGACCAAGGCCGGTCCCCACGAGCAGCCGCCCTCGGCCACCACCCTGCAGCGGAGGAAAGATCGCGTGGAGCTCCTGCGAGACACTGAGCCAGGCCCCACAGGTGGGGGCACCGTGGGCTCCGGCGGAGAAGAGGTACCACGACCTCGGATGTCTCCTGCCACCATAGCGGCCAAA CACGGTGAGGAGGTGTCCCCTGCAGCCAGTGACCTGGCCATGGTGCTGACCCGTGGACTGAGCCTGGAACACCAGAAGAGCAGCCGCGACTCCCTACAATACTCCAGCGGCTACAGCACACAGACTACCACGCCTTCGTGCTCCGAGGACACCATCCCCTCCCAAG GCTCAGACTATGACTGCTACTCTGTGAACGGGGACGCGGACAGCGAGGGGCCCCCTGAGTTCGACAAATCATCCACCATCCCTCGAAACAGCAACATTGCCCAGAACTACCGCCGCCTGATCCAGACCAAGCGCCCGGCCTCAACTGCTGGGCTGCCCACGGCAGGGCTGCCCACAGCCATGGGGCTGCCTTCAGGTGCACCTCCCGGTGTGGCCACCATCCGCCGCACGCCCTCCACCAAGCCCACGGTGCGGCGCGCCCTGTCCAGCGCTGGCCCCATCCCCATCCGCCCACCCATCGTCCCTGTGAAGACGCCCACAGTGCCCGACTCCCCTGGTTACGTGGGGCCCACACGGGCGGGCAGCGAGGAGTGTGTCTTCTACACAGACGACGTGGCCTCGCCTCTGGCTCCAGACCTGgccaaagcctcccccaagaGGCTCAGCCTGCCCAACACAGCCTGGGGCAGCCCGACCCCCGAGGCCGCCAGCTACAGCGGGGCTGGGGTTGGGCTGGCCGCCGAGGACGATGAAGAGCAGCAGCTGGCTGCCAACAGGCACAGCCTGGTAGAGAAGCTCGGGGAGCTGGTGGCCGGCGCCCACGCCCTGGGCGAGGGCCAGTTCCCCTTCCCTACTGCTCTGTCAGCCACCCCCGCCGAGGAgacgcccaccccaccccccgccgccacCAGTGACCCCCCGGCCGAAGACATGCTGGTGGCCATCCGTCGCGGGGTCCGGCTCCGCAGGACCGTCACCAACGACAGGTCGGCGCCCCGCATCTTATGA